Proteins encoded within one genomic window of Streptomyces taklimakanensis:
- the glpK gene encoding glycerol kinase GlpK produces MTDTAPTYVAAIDQGTTSSRCIIFDHGGSIVAIDQREHQQIFPKPGWVEHDATEIWSKVQAVVAGALAKAGLRGRDLAALGITNQRETTVLWDRSTGRPVHNAIVWQDTRTSTLCRELGGEVGQNRFRDQTGLPLASYFSGPKAAWLLENVPGLRKRAEAGEIAFGTMDSWLIWNLTGGTEGGVHVTDVTNASRTMLMNLETLQWDSSILDAMGIPEAMLPEIRSSAEVYGDTAVGTSTGVPVASALGDQQAAVFGQTCYDVGDAKNTYGTGSFLLLNTGHRPVPSKSGLVTTVGYRLGGERPVYCLEGSIAITGALVQWFRDQLGIIREAAEIEPLAASVEDNGGAYIVPAFSGLFAPYWRSDARGVVTGLTRYVTKAHLARAVLEATSWQTREVVDAMYRDSGVEITSLKVDGGMTANGLLMQHQADVLDVPVIRPVVSETTCLGAAYAAGLATGVWSDLDELRAHWRKDAEWTPRMDAGTREREHHNWRKAVERSFGWEEDAD; encoded by the coding sequence ATGACGGACACCGCACCCACCTACGTCGCCGCGATCGACCAGGGCACCACGTCGAGTCGCTGCATCATCTTCGACCACGGCGGCTCGATCGTCGCCATCGACCAGCGCGAACACCAACAGATCTTCCCCAAGCCCGGCTGGGTGGAGCACGACGCGACCGAGATCTGGTCCAAGGTCCAGGCCGTGGTCGCCGGCGCGCTCGCCAAAGCGGGGCTGCGCGGCCGTGACCTGGCGGCGCTGGGCATCACCAACCAGCGCGAGACCACCGTGCTGTGGGACCGGTCCACCGGCCGGCCCGTCCACAACGCCATCGTCTGGCAGGACACCCGCACCTCGACGCTCTGCCGGGAGTTGGGCGGCGAGGTGGGGCAGAACCGTTTCCGTGATCAAACGGGTCTGCCGCTGGCCAGCTACTTCTCCGGCCCGAAGGCGGCCTGGCTGCTGGAGAACGTGCCGGGGCTGCGCAAGCGCGCCGAGGCGGGCGAGATCGCCTTCGGCACGATGGACTCCTGGCTGATCTGGAACCTGACCGGCGGCACGGAAGGCGGCGTGCACGTCACGGACGTCACCAACGCCAGCCGGACGATGCTGATGAACCTGGAAACCCTCCAGTGGGACTCCTCGATCCTGGACGCCATGGGCATCCCCGAGGCGATGCTGCCCGAGATCCGCTCCTCGGCCGAGGTGTACGGCGACACCGCGGTCGGGACGTCCACCGGGGTGCCGGTGGCGTCGGCCCTGGGGGACCAGCAGGCGGCCGTCTTCGGACAGACCTGCTACGACGTCGGCGACGCCAAGAACACCTACGGCACCGGATCGTTCCTGCTGTTGAACACCGGCCACCGCCCCGTGCCCTCCAAGAGCGGACTGGTGACCACGGTGGGCTACCGGCTCGGCGGCGAGCGGCCCGTCTACTGCCTGGAGGGCTCCATCGCCATCACCGGGGCGTTGGTGCAGTGGTTCCGGGACCAGCTCGGAATCATCCGGGAGGCGGCCGAGATCGAGCCCCTGGCGGCGAGCGTGGAGGACAACGGCGGCGCGTACATCGTCCCGGCGTTCTCCGGTCTGTTCGCCCCCTACTGGCGCTCGGACGCCCGCGGCGTCGTCACCGGCCTCACCCGCTACGTCACCAAGGCCCATCTGGCGCGGGCCGTGCTGGAGGCCACCAGTTGGCAGACGCGCGAGGTCGTCGACGCGATGTACCGGGACTCCGGGGTGGAGATCACCAGCCTGAAGGTGGACGGCGGCATGACCGCCAACGGGCTGCTGATGCAGCACCAGGCGGACGTGCTCGACGTACCGGTGATCCGGCCGGTGGTCTCCGAGACCACCTGCCTGGGCGCGGCGTACGCGGCCGGGCTGGCGACCGGCGTCTGGTCCGACCTGGACGAGCTGAGGGCGCACTGGAGGAAGGACGCCGAGTGGACCCCGCGGATGGACGCCGGGACGCGGGAGCGGGAGCACCACAACTGGCGCAAGGCCGTCGAGCGCAGCTTCGGTTGGGAGGAGGACGCCGACTGA
- a CDS encoding DUF742 domain-containing protein gives MTDRWFDDAAGPVVRPYAVTRGRTAGAGGGLDPVAVVIAEPGEGKRAAEASAPGAFEERGAHPPSHAPGALGPEHMDIVARCRRSPQPVAALAAGMDLPVGVVRVLVGDLVAAGLVRVTRPVPPAELPDERVLRDVIDGLRAL, from the coding sequence ATGACGGACAGGTGGTTCGACGACGCGGCCGGACCGGTGGTGCGGCCGTACGCCGTGACGCGCGGCCGCACCGCCGGCGCCGGGGGCGGTCTGGACCCGGTCGCCGTGGTGATCGCCGAGCCGGGCGAGGGGAAGCGCGCCGCGGAGGCGTCCGCTCCCGGCGCGTTCGAGGAACGGGGGGCCCACCCTCCGTCGCACGCGCCCGGGGCGCTCGGCCCGGAACACATGGACATCGTCGCCCGGTGTCGCCGGTCGCCGCAGCCGGTCGCCGCGCTGGCGGCCGGGATGGACCTGCCGGTGGGGGTGGTCCGGGTGCTCGTGGGTGATCTCGTGGCCGCCGGACTGGTCCGCGTCACCCGTCCCGTACCCCCGGCGGAGCTGCCGGACGAGCGGGTCCTGCGCGACGTGATCGACGGACTGCGGGCGCTCTGA
- a CDS encoding glycoside hydrolase family 31 protein, whose product MDARGLVRSVRVFGAARGLGAARSSWRGWRTDARALPRGVRERARVPGTAEGAEPRPGGGVVRFERSSLRVRVTAGGVVFCGWDDASPEPSYALSGACPQADARAALEPDKDGGWRVVSERVLVTVTRSGAVEVRTPGGVVLRRDLPPRWWEPVEGDAGSRWTQRSEVPADARFFGLGGRTPGPRLRNGTYRLWNAGPGPSGAGRGERALTMPVLWVVADAGNHLVFHDNSWDGLVTLYEGLEGAGSGHDRPGRCEVRFSGGPPRYWVLTGAPSRILSGWRALTGAPAVPPRWALGHQLGLSGAGGEREVRRIVAGYAERGLPLSAVHLGAGHHRRGRGFTVDSGRFPDLPGLAASLRGRGIRLVSVVEPAVRAEPGDPVYDGGRDEDAFVRDPRGVPVRGVGRAGGAVFPDFTDPRVRKWWGGLYEERLGRGFAGFCHELDEPFSLSVLGEATLPRSARHALEARGGDHREAHNVYALAMARAGFEGLRGLRPRERPFLLSGSGWAGSQRYGGTWTDQGTGGWEGLRDALAQVIGLGLCGVPYCGADVGGPAGSPPPSPELYLRWFQMAAYLPLFRVYGAPGGGRREPWEFGSDVLEHAGAALRERERLVPYFATLARLAHRSGAPYVRPLWWGAPRDRGLRECEDAFLLGDALLVAPVLEPGVTRRTVRLPRGRWYDTAGGGVYDGPGRVVVEAPLSRIPVLARAGAVVPVAGADGAVELDVWAPPRGRTGGGVLAVETGDGWERAELERFSVRSHGREVVVTREGAEDVGYPVRVRGVGGGSGTPGGDRG is encoded by the coding sequence ATGGATGCACGTGGCCTGGTGCGGTCGGTGAGGGTGTTCGGTGCGGCGCGCGGGCTGGGTGCGGCGCGGTCGTCGTGGCGGGGGTGGCGGACGGACGCCCGTGCGCTGCCGCGGGGGGTTCGGGAACGGGCTCGGGTGCCGGGTACGGCCGAGGGGGCGGAGCCCCGGCCGGGGGGTGGAGTGGTGCGCTTCGAGCGGTCGTCGCTGCGGGTGCGGGTGACGGCGGGCGGGGTGGTCTTCTGCGGCTGGGACGACGCGTCACCGGAGCCGTCGTACGCGCTGTCCGGCGCGTGTCCGCAGGCCGACGCGCGGGCCGCCCTGGAGCCGGACAAGGACGGTGGCTGGCGGGTGGTCTCGGAGCGGGTGCTGGTGACCGTGACCCGGTCGGGCGCCGTGGAGGTGCGCACCCCGGGCGGGGTGGTGCTCCGCCGTGACCTGCCGCCGCGCTGGTGGGAACCGGTGGAGGGGGACGCGGGGAGCCGGTGGACGCAGCGCAGCGAGGTACCGGCGGACGCGCGGTTCTTCGGACTGGGCGGACGGACGCCGGGGCCGCGGTTGCGGAACGGCACGTACCGGCTGTGGAACGCGGGTCCGGGCCCGTCGGGCGCGGGGCGCGGCGAGCGGGCGCTGACGATGCCCGTGCTGTGGGTGGTGGCGGACGCGGGCAACCACCTGGTCTTCCACGACAACTCCTGGGACGGCCTGGTGACGCTGTACGAGGGCCTGGAGGGGGCCGGGTCGGGGCACGACCGGCCGGGCCGGTGCGAGGTGCGGTTCTCGGGCGGACCACCGCGCTACTGGGTGCTGACGGGGGCGCCGTCGCGGATCCTGTCCGGCTGGCGGGCGCTTACGGGGGCGCCGGCCGTACCGCCGCGGTGGGCGTTGGGCCACCAGTTGGGTCTGTCGGGCGCGGGGGGCGAGCGCGAGGTGCGGCGGATCGTGGCGGGGTACGCCGAGCGGGGACTGCCGCTGAGCGCCGTGCACCTGGGGGCGGGGCACCACCGTCGAGGCCGGGGTTTCACGGTGGACTCCGGGCGCTTTCCCGATCTGCCCGGTCTCGCCGCCTCGCTGCGCGGGCGGGGGATACGTCTGGTGTCGGTGGTCGAGCCCGCGGTGCGGGCGGAGCCGGGCGACCCGGTGTACGACGGCGGACGGGACGAGGACGCCTTCGTCCGGGACCCGCGCGGTGTGCCGGTGCGCGGGGTGGGCCGGGCGGGCGGCGCGGTCTTCCCGGACTTCACCGACCCTCGGGTGCGCAAGTGGTGGGGCGGGTTGTACGAGGAGCGGTTGGGGCGGGGCTTCGCCGGGTTCTGCCACGAACTGGACGAGCCGTTCTCCCTGTCCGTCCTCGGGGAGGCGACGCTGCCGCGGTCGGCGCGGCACGCCCTGGAGGCGCGCGGGGGCGATCACCGCGAGGCGCACAACGTCTACGCCCTGGCGATGGCCCGGGCCGGGTTCGAGGGGCTGCGCGGGCTGCGGCCGCGGGAACGGCCGTTCCTGCTGTCGGGGTCGGGCTGGGCGGGGTCGCAGCGGTACGGCGGCACCTGGACGGATCAGGGGACGGGCGGCTGGGAGGGACTGCGGGACGCGCTCGCCCAGGTGATCGGCCTGGGGCTGTGCGGGGTGCCGTACTGCGGCGCGGACGTCGGGGGCCCGGCGGGATCGCCGCCTCCGTCGCCGGAGCTGTATCTGCGCTGGTTCCAGATGGCGGCCTACCTGCCGCTGTTCCGGGTGTACGGCGCGCCGGGGGGCGGGCGGCGCGAGCCGTGGGAGTTCGGTTCGGACGTGCTGGAGCACGCGGGGGCGGCGCTGCGGGAGCGGGAGCGGCTGGTGCCGTACTTCGCGACGTTGGCCCGGCTGGCGCACCGCTCGGGTGCTCCGTATGTGCGTCCGCTGTGGTGGGGGGCGCCCCGGGACCGGGGGCTGCGGGAGTGCGAGGACGCGTTCCTGCTCGGGGACGCGCTGTTGGTGGCGCCGGTGCTGGAGCCGGGGGTGACGCGCCGCACCGTGCGGCTGCCGCGCGGCCGGTGGTACGACACGGCCGGTGGCGGTGTGTACGACGGGCCGGGGCGGGTGGTGGTGGAGGCACCGCTGTCGCGGATACCGGTGCTGGCGCGGGCGGGCGCGGTGGTGCCGGTGGCCGGGGCCGACGGCGCAGTGGAGCTGGACGTCTGGGCACCGCCGCGCGGGCGAACGGGCGGCGGGGTGCTCGCGGTGGAGACCGGGGACGGTTGGGAGCGGGCGGAGCTGGAGCGGTTCTCCGTCCGGTCGCACGGCCGTGAGGTGGTGGTGACGCGGGAGGGCGCCGAGGACGTGGGGTACCCGGTGCGGGTGCGCGGCGTGGGGGGCGGCTCGGGGACCCCGGGAGGCGATCGGGGGTGA
- a CDS encoding Rieske 2Fe-2S domain-containing protein encodes MIAVERLENSPRLDSALGPLRRAVHALPLGGARDVLHGRWLGHAVHPLMVQVPIGTWMSAAVLDLLPGQRRGADTLVGLGLAAAAPAALTGWVDWAELRKPQMRVGLVHAATNITAVGLYTASLGARLRGRRARGRLLGFAGLTAVSLGGALGGHLAYRQASAVNHAEQIPAVVEPGWHPIGDVADLPVGEPVRRQIGETPVLVVREAGGTVHALADRCSHMAGPLSQGTVADGCVRCPWHGSVFRLSDGWNVRGPATAPQPVFETRVVDGRVEARLVQDPVRAHRPASRTV; translated from the coding sequence ATGATCGCCGTGGAGAGGCTGGAGAACTCCCCTCGCCTCGACTCCGCGCTCGGACCGCTCCGCCGCGCCGTCCACGCGCTCCCGCTGGGCGGGGCACGCGACGTCCTGCACGGCCGCTGGCTGGGCCACGCGGTACACCCCCTGATGGTGCAGGTTCCCATCGGAACCTGGATGTCCGCCGCCGTGCTGGACCTGCTGCCCGGGCAGCGCCGCGGCGCCGACACCCTGGTGGGGCTCGGCCTGGCCGCGGCCGCCCCGGCCGCCCTGACGGGCTGGGTGGACTGGGCCGAGCTGCGCAAGCCGCAGATGCGGGTCGGTCTGGTGCACGCCGCGACCAACATCACCGCCGTCGGCCTGTACACGGCTTCGCTGGGCGCCCGGCTGCGCGGGCGGCGCGCGCGGGGCCGCCTGCTGGGGTTCGCGGGGCTGACCGCGGTGAGCCTCGGAGGTGCCCTGGGCGGCCACCTGGCCTACCGCCAGGCCTCCGCCGTCAACCACGCCGAACAGATCCCCGCCGTGGTCGAACCCGGCTGGCACCCGATCGGCGACGTGGCGGACCTGCCCGTCGGCGAGCCGGTGCGGCGACAGATCGGCGAGACGCCGGTGCTGGTCGTCCGCGAGGCCGGTGGGACGGTGCACGCCCTGGCCGACCGGTGCAGCCACATGGCCGGGCCGTTGTCGCAGGGCACGGTCGCCGACGGGTGCGTGCGGTGTCCGTGGCACGGCAGCGTCTTCCGACTGTCCGACGGCTGGAACGTGCGCGGCCCCGCGACGGCGCCCCAGCCGGTCTTCGAGACCCGGGTGGTGGACGGCCGGGTGGAGGCCCGGTTGGTCCAGGATCCGGTACGGGCCCACCGCCCGGCCTCCCGGACGGTCTGA
- a CDS encoding M15 family metallopeptidase → MLIGSLIGSPRRPGGTATAASSRLAAVPLVLAVLVTLLAAAPAARAESEPKAPPGFVSLADVDPTILQEIRYTTAHNFVGEPIDGYREPMCVLTREAAEALRRAQWRLLWRGYSLKVYDCYRPQRAVDHFVAWAEDVDDQRMKEEFYPRVDKSRLFEDGYIASRSGHSRGSTVDLTLVRLPAWPTRPYVPGEPLTPCHAPREERFPDNSVDMGTGYDCFDTLSHTLDPRITDAQRANRLLLKETLRDVGFVNYASEWWHYSLGSEPFPDTYFDFPVHRRSLTGR, encoded by the coding sequence ATGTTGATCGGTTCCCTGATCGGTTCGCCCAGGAGGCCGGGTGGGACGGCGACCGCGGCGTCCTCCCGCCTCGCCGCCGTGCCGCTCGTCCTCGCGGTCCTCGTCACCCTCCTCGCCGCGGCCCCGGCCGCACGGGCCGAGTCGGAGCCGAAGGCCCCGCCGGGGTTCGTGTCGTTGGCCGACGTGGACCCGACGATCCTCCAGGAGATCCGCTACACCACCGCGCACAACTTCGTCGGCGAGCCGATCGACGGCTACCGCGAGCCGATGTGCGTCCTGACCCGTGAGGCGGCCGAGGCCCTGCGCCGGGCCCAGTGGAGGCTGCTGTGGCGGGGCTACTCGCTCAAGGTCTACGACTGCTACCGGCCGCAACGGGCCGTGGACCACTTCGTGGCCTGGGCGGAGGACGTGGACGACCAGCGGATGAAGGAGGAGTTCTATCCCCGGGTGGACAAGTCCCGGCTCTTCGAGGACGGGTACATCGCCTCGCGGTCCGGGCACAGCCGGGGCAGCACCGTCGACCTGACGCTGGTGCGGCTGCCGGCCTGGCCGACCCGGCCGTACGTGCCGGGCGAGCCGCTGACGCCGTGCCACGCGCCGCGGGAGGAGCGCTTCCCCGACAACTCGGTGGACATGGGAACGGGTTACGACTGCTTCGACACCCTGTCGCACACCCTGGATCCGCGGATCACCGACGCGCAGCGGGCCAACCGGCTGCTGCTGAAGGAGACCCTGCGGGACGTGGGGTTCGTCAACTACGCCTCGGAGTGGTGGCACTACAGTCTGGGATCGGAGCCGTTTCCGGACACCTACTTCGACTTCCCCGTGCACCGCAGGTCGCTGACCGGCCGCTGA
- a CDS encoding MIP/aquaporin family protein: MNFPNGDIFLGEIIGTAILILFGAGVCAAITLNHSKAQNAGWVVIAFGWGFGVLAGAYTAAPLSGGHINPAVTIGIAVQSGENWDKVPVYFAGQLLGAMLGAVLAWLAYHSQFSANRDRDTSTPTLGIFSTIPEIRSPVANLITEVIATIALVLPILAFGLTTGLGESGTLILIVALLVVGIGLSLGGPTGYAINPARDLGPRIVHALLPIPNKGASDWGYAWVPVAGPLIGGVLAALVYDLAF; encoded by the coding sequence ATGAACTTCCCCAACGGCGACATCTTCCTCGGCGAGATCATCGGAACGGCGATCCTGATCCTCTTCGGTGCGGGAGTGTGCGCCGCCATCACGCTCAACCACTCCAAGGCGCAGAACGCGGGGTGGGTCGTCATCGCCTTCGGATGGGGCTTCGGCGTCCTCGCGGGGGCGTACACCGCGGCGCCCCTGTCCGGTGGCCACATCAATCCGGCCGTGACCATCGGCATCGCCGTGCAGAGCGGCGAGAACTGGGACAAGGTCCCGGTCTACTTCGCCGGTCAGCTCCTGGGCGCGATGCTCGGTGCCGTGCTGGCCTGGCTCGCCTACCACTCGCAGTTCTCGGCGAACCGCGACAGGGACACCTCGACGCCGACCCTCGGCATCTTCTCGACCATCCCCGAGATCCGCAGTCCCGTCGCCAACCTGATCACCGAGGTCATCGCGACCATCGCGCTGGTGCTGCCGATCCTGGCCTTCGGCCTGACCACGGGACTGGGCGAGTCCGGCACGCTGATCCTGATCGTCGCCCTGCTGGTGGTCGGAATCGGCCTGTCCCTGGGCGGGCCGACCGGTTACGCCATCAACCCGGCCCGCGACCTGGGTCCCCGCATCGTCCACGCGCTGTTGCCCATCCCCAACAAGGGCGCCTCCGACTGGGGCTACGCCTGGGTTCCGGTGGCGGGGCCGCTGATCGGCGGCGTCCTCGCGGCGCTCGTCTACGACCTCGCCTTCTGA